The bacterium DNA window TTGTCGGCCCGGAGGCCGAGGTCGAGCGCTGCATCGTCGCCGCGGGCGGGCGCATCGCCGGTCGCGTCACCGACTCCGTGCTCTTCCCGCAAGTCGAGGTCGCGCCGGGCGCCATCGTGCAGGGCGCCGTGCTCTTCTCGGGTTGCAAGGTGGCCGCCGGCGCGCGCGTCCACCGGGCCATCCTGGACAAGGGCGTGCGCATCGGCGAGGGCGCGCGCGTCGTGGGCACCGAGCGCCTGCTCGTGTTGCCTAAAGGGAGCGTGGTGCCGGCCGGCGTGGATGCCGCGACCTCCGGCGCCGTGCTCGTGCGGGGGGTGGAGCGATGAAGGCAGCGCGCCCCTACGGCCGCGTGGCCGTGCTCGTCCTGGCGGGCGGTCGCGGCGAGCGGCTGGACCTCCTCACCACGCTGCGCGCGAAGCCGGCCGTCCCCTTCGGCGGCAACTTCCGCATCATCGACTTCGTGCTCTCCAACTGCTTCCACTCCGGGCTCACCGAGGTCTCCATCCTCACGCAGTACCTGCCGCGCAGCCTGGAGGACCATCTCGGCTTCGGGCGCGATTGGGATCTCGACCGCCGCGAGGGCGGACTGCAGTATCTCCATCCGCATCGCGGCCTGGAGCGCTCGAACTGGTACGGCGGCACGGCGAACGCACTCTACGAGAACCTGCAGTTCCTCCTCGAGTCGCGCGCCGACCACTTCCTCATTCTGAGCGGCGACCACATCTACCGCATGGACTATCGGGAGCTGGTCGCGCAGCACGAGGCCTCGCTGATGCAGGTCACCGTCGCCGTGCGACCCGTCGACCTCGCGCAGGCGCACCACTTCGGCATCTTCGAGACGGACACCGCCGGCCGGGTCGTGGACTTCGCCGAGAAGCCGGCGCGGCCGCGCAGCAACCTGGCGAGCATGGGGATCTACGTCATCCGCCGGCAGTTCCTGCTCGACACGCTGCGCGACCGCGGCGCCGCGGAGCCGGCGCTGGACTTCGGGCGCGACCTCGTTCCCGACTGGGTGGCGCAGGGCCAGCTCGCCCTCTTCAACTTCCCCGGCTACTGGCTCGACGTCGGCACCCTGGACAGCTACGTCCAGGCCCACCGCGATCTGCTGGGGGTGGAGCCCGTCTTCCGCCTCTCCGATCCCGAGTGGCCGATCATCACGCGGGCGCCGCAGCGAGCGCCGATGGAGCTGGCGCACGGCGCGCAGGTGCTCGACTCGCTCGTCAGCGAAGGCTGCCACATCCACGGCCGCGTGGAGCGCAGCGTGCTCGGCCCCGGCGTGCGCGTGGGGGCCGGCGCGCTCGTGCGCGACGCGATCGTGATGGAGGACACGCTGATCGGCGCGCAGTGTCGGGTGGAGCGCTGCATCGTCGACAAGCGCGTCGAGCTCGGCGAAGGCTGCCGGCTCGGCGGCGAGGGCGCGGGCGACGGCAACGCCGACAAGCCGCAGGTGCTGCGCGGGGGCTTCAGCCTGATCGCCAAGGACAGCGTGCTGCCGCCCGGCTGGACGATCGGGCGCAACGTGCGCTGGGCTGTCGAGACCGTCGACGCGGCGATCAGCGCGCGCTTCCCCGGCCAGCAGGTGCCCGACGGCACG harbors:
- a CDS encoding glucose-1-phosphate adenylyltransferase, which translates into the protein MKAARPYGRVAVLVLAGGRGERLDLLTTLRAKPAVPFGGNFRIIDFVLSNCFHSGLTEVSILTQYLPRSLEDHLGFGRDWDLDRREGGLQYLHPHRGLERSNWYGGTANALYENLQFLLESRADHFLILSGDHIYRMDYRELVAQHEASLMQVTVAVRPVDLAQAHHFGIFETDTAGRVVDFAEKPARPRSNLASMGIYVIRRQFLLDTLRDRGAAEPALDFGRDLVPDWVAQGQLALFNFPGYWLDVGTLDSYVQAHRDLLGVEPVFRLSDPEWPIITRAPQRAPMELAHGAQVLDSLVSEGCHIHGRVERSVLGPGVRVGAGALVRDAIVMEDTLIGAQCRVERCIVDKRVELGEGCRLGGEGAGDGNADKPQVLRGGFSLIAKDSVLPPGWTIGRNVRWAVETVDAAISARFPGQQVPDGTSCLG